The DNA sequence GACCGGCTCGCCAAGCTGCCCGCTGCCAATATCGGTGACGCCATGGACCGGCTCGGCGTGGCGGACTCCGCCATCCAGGCCGTGTGGCCCGGTGCGAAGCTCGCCGGACCGGCGTTCACCGTGTGGACCCGTCCCGGCGACAACAAGGGCATCCATGCCGCCCTGCAGCAGGCCAGTCCGGGAGATGTCATTGTGGTCGCCGGCGGCGCCGATGAATCCCGCGCCCTCCTGGGTGAACTGATCGGGGAGCGCGCCATCAACCTCGGCGTCGCGGGCTTCGCGCTGGACGGAGCAGCGCGCGACGCCGAGGCGCTGGGTGAGATCGGCATGCCCGTCTTCGCCCGGGCTACTTCGCCCGCCGGCCCCTACAAGGACGGCCCGTTCAGGCTGGGAACCGCCGTAGCCTTCGGCGGCGTCCCCGTCCTGCCCGGCGATGTCATTGTGGGTGACTCCGACGGCGTGGTGGTTGTCCCCCGGGAGCAGGCCGCCGCCGTCGCCGAAGCCGCCGAAGCGGTGTTCGCGGATGAAACCGGCCGCCGCCAGGCCATCGTCGCCGCCCGCAACTGAACCGCACCCCCACCAGAACGTCACCAGAAGGAACAGAGCAAAACCATGACAGCGTGCACCGTCATTGGCCTCGGCGAAGCCGGAGCCACCTATGCCGCAGCGCTCGCAGCTGCGGGCCACCAGGTCACCGGGTTCGACCCCGTGGCCCCCACCACCCCGGAAGGCGTCACTCGGATGGCCACGGCGGCCGAAGCATGTGCCGGGGCAGACATCGTCCTGGTGATGACCGGAGCGGCAGCTGCCCGCAACGTGGCGCAGGAATGCCTGCCGGTCCTGGGTGACGGCAGCGTCTACGCCGACTTCACATCCTCCTCCCCGGGCGTCATGCAGGAACTCGGACAGCTGCCCAGCAAGGCCGGCTTTGCCGACGTCGCCATCCTTGGCCCCGTCTCCGCGCTGGGGGAAAAGACGCCGCTGATGGTGAGCGGCCCCGGCGCCCAGGCTGTTGCCGGCCTGCTGCGTCCCCTCGGCGTGCAGGTGGAAATCGCCGACGGCGAGCCTGGGGCTGCGATGGCCCACAAACTGCTGCGCAGCGTCCTCATGAAGGGCCTGGCGTCCGTGGTGGTGGAAGCGGTCACGGCCGGCAAGGCAGCCGGCCTGGAGGACTGGATCCGCGGCCAGATCGCGAACCAACTGGCAGGGGACGGCCAGGCTGTCATCGACAGGTTCCTCACCGGAAGCGCCAAGCACGCCGTCCGCCGCTCCAAGGAAATGCAGGACACCGCCAGCTACCTCTCGGACCTCGGTGTCCCGGCCGAGATGACCACCGCCTCCGCCGCAGCCCTCGCCCGGATGGCCCAGAACGCGGAACCGGCCTTGCGCTGACCGCGCAGCAGGGCACAATCAGGAACGGGAAATACGTGATTTCAACAGCAACAAGCATTCCGTTATTAGGAGCAGCAGCATGATCGGCATCTGGGCACTGGGCGCCTACCTTGCCGTGATCCTGCTTTGGACGACTGCAATCAAGCGCAGCGTGGGGGAGGCCATGATCCTGGGCTTCCTGGTGGTCCTGCCGTTTACCGGGGCCGCCGCGGCACAGGTGGGTTGGTCAGCGTTCTACTCGGCAGCGACCGACGAGATTGTCTACGCCACCATGGCGTTCGTCTTCATGGGCTACCTGCTGGATAAGGGCGGCGTCCTGGACCGGTTGATCGACCTGCTGAACTCGCTGATCGGCGGGGTGAAGGGCGGTCCGGCGTGGGTCTCCACCGTGGCCTCGGCAGGCCTGGGCGGAGTGGTCCACAACCAGGCAGCCATCGCCGCAACGGTGGGCTCGGTGACCATTCCCTGGATGGAAAAATCCAAGCTGGACAAGCCTGCTGCCGCAACCCTCGTGGCCGGGAACGCCGGGATGGGCATCACCTTCCCGTTCAGCGCCTCCATGTTCGTCCTCGTAGGCTCCGCTACGGTGGGGCCCCTGCTGGATATCAACGCCCTGGTCCTTCCCCTGCTGTTCGGCGGCCTGTGGTGCTTCCTGCACCGGCTCATCGTCACCTGGATGCTCATCAGGAAAAGCGGAATGGCACCGCTCGATGCCGCCCACCGCCTGCCTGTACGGGCTGCGTTCGGCCAGGGGTGGGCCACGCTCCTGCTGTTCGTCGTCGTCGCCGTCCCGTTGGTGATCACCTCAGGGTTCCTCACCTCGGCGCTCTCCGACTGGACCGGTGGGGATGTCAGCAAGTCCGTCAGCGTGATCGTGTGGATCCCGGTGGTCCTCCTCATTACGGGTGCCCTGCTGGGCCGGAAGAAACTGCCCCGCACCGGCCGCGACTGGGGAAACCTGCTGCACGGTTCGGCCCCGCGGTTCGGCATCGTGGGCGTTACGGTGCTCTTCGCCTTCGCCGGAGCCAATGCCCTCGCCGCCACGGGCCTTCCCAAGCAAATGACCGCCCTGCTGAACGGGATGAACCTTCCCCTCTGGCTGCTCGCCATCCTGATCGGGCTGATTGTCATCGCGGTCGCGGCCCCGCTGTCCGCGACAGCCACCATGGCCGCCGTCGGAACGGTCGGTGTCGCAGCCCTCGTTGCGGCCGGTGTTCCGGCCACCACCGCTGCCGTGGCTGTCCTGGTGTTCTCCTCCTGCGAGGCGGCGGTCCCGCCCGGGGGCGCGCCGCTCTATGTTGCCTGCGGCATCGCGGACGTCAACCCCCTCAAGACCTTCGCCCGCCTGCTCACCCACTATGCGCTGCCCCTGCTGGTCATCGGCGTGCTGATCATCCTCGGCGTCCTGCCGATCTAAGGAACCACCATGAACACACCGCGCAGGATCACCGGAACCGTCTTCACCCTCACCCTCGCAGTCCTCCTCATCGGCGGCGTCCTGTTCGTTGCCGGGCAGGCCGCGGGCCTCGTGGCCGGGCAAAACGGCTGGCTCCAGTTCTTCAACAACGTCATCAAACCGCCCCTCTGCATAGCCGCATCGGTGTGCGCGGTGGCCGGCTTCCTGCTCAGCTACGGGCGGCCCGGGAAAGAGGCCGGGCAGAAACAGGAAGCCACCACCCGATGACTGCCCACGGAACGTTTCCCACTTACGCGGAACTCCTGGCGAGGGAGGGCGACCTGGCGGGAACATCCTGGGGCCTCTTTCCGGAGCCCGACAGGGGTACACCGTCCTTCATCACCCCCGCGGCCGTCCTGGAAGCCAGGAACAGCATCCGCACCGGTACCGTGTTCGGCCTGGACTATCCCGCCGACGCCTTTGATCCGGGGATGTCGCTCAAGCGCGGAGCACCCCGGCACACCATCTACTCCTCCCATCCCGCCCACCGCGATGACTACCTTGACGGCTATTACCTCCAGGGGTCGACGCAGATTGACGGGCTCCGGCACCGCCGGGCCGATGACGTGGGGTTCTACAACGGCGTCCCGGACCACCGGGTCACTGAAGGCACCCCGGACCTGGGGGTCCAGGAATGGGCCGAGCACCCCATCGCCGGCCGGGGCGTGCTGGTGGACCTCGAGGGCTTCCGGAACGGCATGGGCCAGCCCATCGACCACGCAGCCGGGGAACCGCTGGGCTTCGACCTGATCCACGCGGCCATGGAGTCCCAGTCCCTGGCCACCTGTCCCGGCGACATTCTGATGCTCCACACCGGGTGGTGCGAATGGTTCCTCGCCCTGGACCCGGAGGCGAAACAGCGGCTCCGTGAAAGCCGGAAGGCAACAGGCGTGGCGCAGTCGCAGGAGTTCGTGGCCTGGGCGTGGGACAGCCGGTTTGCCGTGATCGCCGCCGACAACTTTGCCTTCGAGTGCCTCCCCGCGGTCCCGGGAAGCCCCTACCGGGAGTCCGCGGTCAACGACCACGGCATGATGCACCAGCAGCTCCTGGCCAAGCTCGGCATGCCCCTGGGCGAGCTGTGGCGGCTCGGCCCGCTGGCTCGGCACATGCGCAGCTCGGGCAGGTGGGACGCGTTCATCAGCATCAAGCCGCTGAACATTACCGGCGGCACCGGATCCCCGGCCAACGCCACCGCCATCATGTGAGCTGAAGGCGGGATAGCGTCACGCCGGGCAGGCTTTCAGGCAGCGCACGACGGCGGGATCCCGGGTTTCCGGGGCTTCCCCGCCCCGGGTGGGCCGAAAGCGTGCCGTGCGTGACGCCGTCGTCCGTCTTACGTCCTGCCGGGGCGTCCTAGGGCAGGGCCTGCTAGGGCAGCCGGGACGGCCGCAGGACGCTGGCCTCGCCTGCCCGGGCAGGGTCCAGCGGCACAGGGCTGACCAGCACGGCAGGACCCCGGTGCAGGAAGCCGCTGGAGACGGCCCGGCAGCGGATGCCCCCGCGGCCACGCATGGCCGGATGGGCGCCGGGGGCGAGCATTTCGTTCATCCATGCGCACGGCTGGGCGTGCCGCCCGCCGTGCAGGGCCACCGAGGAGCCGCCGGATTCCAGCACGAAGTCCTGCCCCAACAGTGGGGCCAGCTGGGCCCCGCGCAGCACCACGTTCCGGCGGGTCAGCAGCGGATCGAACGGCGCCGAGCCCAACTCTGCGGCGATGGCCTCGAGGGACTCGACGGCGAACAGGGTCACCGCAGCATCCATGTGCGCGGCCTTGCCGAAGAACCGGTCGCCCACGATGCCCTTGCCGGCCACCACCTCAGCCTGCGGAGCATCAGTGGTGGGAACGTCGGCGGCGCCGTCCCGGGCTCGGCCAAAGTAAGCATGCGCGGGGGATACCAGCAGGTGCAGGATCTCGACGTCGTACCGGAACATTTCGGGCATACGGCCAGCGTAGGCCAGCCCGGCATTGAAATCCTGCCGCCGGATGGAAGGATCAGGAACCATGAAGACTTCACCGGCCGGCCAAGCCAGTGCGCCGCCCAGGAAACGGACGGCCCTGTTCTGGGCATCGGCAGGGTGCGCCGCCGCCCTGACCGGAGTTGCGCTGTGGATGCTGGCAGGCAACCCCGCCGTCCTGGGCGGCCACCCGCTGCTGCCGTGCATCCTGCTGGCCGCGGCAGCCGCCGGTGCAGCCTGGGCAGCCCTGCTCTGGCTCCGCCGCGATGTGCCCCGGCCCCGCTCCCGCGTCCGGGCCATCGGCGCGTGGGCCGGCAGGCTGGCCGTCCTGGCCCTCGCCGCCGGGCTCGCCTGGCTCAACCCCTTCGCCTATCAGCCGGGCCCGACGGCGGAGGCCGGGCCTGCGTCGGACCTCACCGTCACCGAAACGGACACCGCCATCACCATGGCGCCCGACGCAGCCAGAACCACCAAGGGGCTCGTCTTCTACCCGGGAGCACGCGTTGATGCCCGGGCCTACCAGGACGTCCTGGCTCCCGCGGTCGGTGCCGGGTACCGGGTGGTCATCCTGAAGGAACCGCTCGGGCTCAGCCTGCTGGACGGCAACCAGGCCCGCAGCGCCATCGAGGACAACCCGGACATCGCTACGTGGGCGGTGGGCGGCCACTCCCTGGGCGGGGTGTCCGCATCGTCATTCGCCCTGGCGAACACCGACATCACCGGCCTGGTGCTGTACGCCTCCTACCCGGTGGAATCGCTGCGGGGACGGACCGGCCTTTCCGTCCTGTCCGTCTCCGGGACCAAGGACGGTCTCAGCACGCCGGACAAGATCCAGGCCTCCCGGGAACTCCTGCCTCCGGATACTGAGTTCGCCGCCGTCCAGGGCGGAGTGCACGCGTTCTTCGGCGACTACGGTGATCAACCCGGCGACGGCGAGCCCGGCATCAGCCGCAGCGCCGCGCAGCAGCAGATTGGCGCCGCCACCGTCAGCTTCCTGGGCCAGCTGCCGGGAAGCCGCTGACGCAGCGTCCTAAGTAGGCCCAGCCGCCCGCTTTACGCACCGACGTACGCGGCCAGATGCTGGCCGGTGAGCGTGGCCCGGCCGGCCACCAGGTCAGCCGGGGTGCCCTCGAAGACGATCCTGCCGCCGTCGTGCCCTGCTCCCGGACCGATATCGACGATCCAGTCACCGTGCGCCATCACTGCCTGGTGGTGCTCAATGACGATCACGG is a window from the Arthrobacter sp. NicSoilC5 genome containing:
- a CDS encoding methyltransferase, translating into MTTPAIDTSADFARPDQGIVDRLAKLPAANIGDAMDRLGVADSAIQAVWPGAKLAGPAFTVWTRPGDNKGIHAALQQASPGDVIVVAGGADESRALLGELIGERAINLGVAGFALDGAARDAEALGEIGMPVFARATSPAGPYKDGPFRLGTAVAFGGVPVLPGDVIVGDSDGVVVVPREQAAAVAEAAEAVFADETGRRQAIVAARN
- a CDS encoding NAD(P)-dependent oxidoreductase, which encodes MTACTVIGLGEAGATYAAALAAAGHQVTGFDPVAPTTPEGVTRMATAAEACAGADIVLVMTGAAAARNVAQECLPVLGDGSVYADFTSSSPGVMQELGQLPSKAGFADVAILGPVSALGEKTPLMVSGPGAQAVAGLLRPLGVQVEIADGEPGAAMAHKLLRSVLMKGLASVVVEAVTAGKAAGLEDWIRGQIANQLAGDGQAVIDRFLTGSAKHAVRRSKEMQDTASYLSDLGVPAEMTTASAAALARMAQNAEPALR
- a CDS encoding TRAP transporter large permease subunit, with amino-acid sequence MIGIWALGAYLAVILLWTTAIKRSVGEAMILGFLVVLPFTGAAAAQVGWSAFYSAATDEIVYATMAFVFMGYLLDKGGVLDRLIDLLNSLIGGVKGGPAWVSTVASAGLGGVVHNQAAIAATVGSVTIPWMEKSKLDKPAAATLVAGNAGMGITFPFSASMFVLVGSATVGPLLDINALVLPLLFGGLWCFLHRLIVTWMLIRKSGMAPLDAAHRLPVRAAFGQGWATLLLFVVVAVPLVITSGFLTSALSDWTGGDVSKSVSVIVWIPVVLLITGALLGRKKLPRTGRDWGNLLHGSAPRFGIVGVTVLFAFAGANALAATGLPKQMTALLNGMNLPLWLLAILIGLIVIAVAAPLSATATMAAVGTVGVAALVAAGVPATTAAVAVLVFSSCEAAVPPGGAPLYVACGIADVNPLKTFARLLTHYALPLLVIGVLIILGVLPI
- a CDS encoding cyclase family protein → MTAHGTFPTYAELLAREGDLAGTSWGLFPEPDRGTPSFITPAAVLEARNSIRTGTVFGLDYPADAFDPGMSLKRGAPRHTIYSSHPAHRDDYLDGYYLQGSTQIDGLRHRRADDVGFYNGVPDHRVTEGTPDLGVQEWAEHPIAGRGVLVDLEGFRNGMGQPIDHAAGEPLGFDLIHAAMESQSLATCPGDILMLHTGWCEWFLALDPEAKQRLRESRKATGVAQSQEFVAWAWDSRFAVIAADNFAFECLPAVPGSPYRESAVNDHGMMHQQLLAKLGMPLGELWRLGPLARHMRSSGRWDAFISIKPLNITGGTGSPANATAIM
- a CDS encoding MOSC domain-containing protein produces the protein MPEMFRYDVEILHLLVSPAHAYFGRARDGAADVPTTDAPQAEVVAGKGIVGDRFFGKAAHMDAAVTLFAVESLEAIAAELGSAPFDPLLTRRNVVLRGAQLAPLLGQDFVLESGGSSVALHGGRHAQPCAWMNEMLAPGAHPAMRGRGGIRCRAVSSGFLHRGPAVLVSPVPLDPARAGEASVLRPSRLP
- a CDS encoding alpha/beta hydrolase, coding for MKTSPAGQASAPPRKRTALFWASAGCAAALTGVALWMLAGNPAVLGGHPLLPCILLAAAAAGAAWAALLWLRRDVPRPRSRVRAIGAWAGRLAVLALAAGLAWLNPFAYQPGPTAEAGPASDLTVTETDTAITMAPDAARTTKGLVFYPGARVDARAYQDVLAPAVGAGYRVVILKEPLGLSLLDGNQARSAIEDNPDIATWAVGGHSLGGVSASSFALANTDITGLVLYASYPVESLRGRTGLSVLSVSGTKDGLSTPDKIQASRELLPPDTEFAAVQGGVHAFFGDYGDQPGDGEPGISRSAAQQQIGAATVSFLGQLPGSR